A single window of Streptomyces sudanensis DNA harbors:
- a CDS encoding RecB family exonuclease codes for MTSSPRPPVSLSPSRAGDFMQCPLLYRFRVIDRLPEKPSPAATRGTLVHAVLERLFDDPAAERTAPRARAMVPGQWSRLLESRPELASLFEDDADGERLARWLREAEELVERWFTLEDPTRLEPAEREVFVEAELESGLRLRGVIDRVDVAPSGEVRIVDYKTGKAPRPEYGEGALFQMTFYALVVWRLKGVLPRRLQLVYLGSGDVVTYDPVMADLRRVERKLLALWEAIGRATETGDWRPRPTKLCGWCDHQAFCPEFGGTPPVYPLPVRPAGSGQNGPGPAIS; via the coding sequence ATGACTTCGAGCCCGCGGCCGCCCGTGTCGCTCTCGCCGTCCCGTGCCGGGGACTTCATGCAGTGCCCCCTGCTCTACCGGTTCCGGGTGATCGACCGGCTGCCGGAGAAGCCGAGTCCAGCGGCCACCCGGGGCACCCTGGTGCACGCGGTGCTGGAGCGGCTCTTCGACGACCCGGCGGCGGAGCGTACGGCTCCGAGGGCGCGGGCGATGGTTCCCGGCCAGTGGTCGCGGCTGCTGGAGTCGCGTCCGGAGCTGGCGTCGCTGTTCGAGGACGACGCGGACGGGGAGCGGCTGGCGCGCTGGCTGCGGGAGGCCGAGGAGCTGGTCGAGCGGTGGTTCACGCTGGAGGACCCGACGCGGCTGGAGCCGGCGGAGCGGGAGGTGTTCGTGGAGGCGGAGCTGGAGTCGGGGCTCCGGCTGCGGGGGGTGATCGACCGGGTCGACGTGGCGCCGTCGGGCGAGGTGCGGATCGTCGACTACAAGACGGGCAAGGCGCCGCGCCCGGAGTACGGGGAGGGCGCGCTGTTCCAGATGACGTTCTACGCGCTGGTGGTGTGGCGGCTGAAGGGGGTGCTGCCGCGGCGGTTGCAGCTGGTGTACCTGGGCAGCGGCGACGTGGTGACGTACGACCCGGTGATGGCGGACCTGAGGCGGGTGGAGCGGAAGCTGCTGGCGTTGTGGGAGGCCATCGGAAGGGCGACGGAGACGGGCGACTGGCGGCCGCGGCCGACGAAGCTGTGCGGTTGGTGCGACCATCAGGCGTTCTGTCCGGAGTTCGGGGGGACTCCCCCGGTCTACCCGCTGCCGGTGCGGCCGGCCGGGTCGGGGCAGAATGGGCCGGGTCCAGCGATCTCTTGA
- a CDS encoding site-2 protease family protein codes for MNQDDESGESTRRPAPTGDAPGKRRTEPGGGLLMGRILGVPVHVAPSWFLVAALITWVFGGQLDRVLPELGGVRYLVSLFFAVAFYASVLVHELAHTVAALRFGLPVRRIQLQFFGGVSEIEKESETPGREFVLAFVGPLLSLVLSGAFYAALHAVEPGTVPGVLLAGLMISNLIVAAFNLLPGLPLDGGRMLRAVVWKVTGNPMSGTVAAAWAGRALAVTVLLGLPLLTRTGALGGTSDLSGMDTVMDALLAAILAAIIWTGAGNSLRMARLRERLPALGARTLTRRAVPVAPDTPLSEALRRANEAGARALVVVDGQGEPTALVRETAIVGVPRHRRPWVAVGGLAQDLTDGMRIPADLAGEPLLDRLRETPATEYLVVEETGEVYGVLSTADVERAFVQAMARPGAAPR; via the coding sequence GTGAACCAGGACGACGAGAGCGGCGAGAGCACACGCCGGCCCGCGCCCACCGGAGACGCCCCCGGCAAGCGCCGCACCGAGCCCGGCGGCGGCCTGCTCATGGGCCGGATCCTCGGCGTGCCCGTCCACGTCGCCCCCAGCTGGTTCCTCGTGGCGGCCCTCATCACCTGGGTCTTCGGCGGCCAGCTCGACCGCGTCCTGCCCGAGCTGGGCGGTGTCCGCTACCTGGTGTCGCTCTTCTTCGCCGTCGCGTTCTACGCGTCCGTCCTCGTCCACGAACTCGCCCACACCGTCGCCGCGCTCCGGTTCGGGCTCCCGGTCCGCCGCATCCAGCTCCAGTTCTTCGGCGGCGTCTCCGAGATCGAGAAGGAGTCCGAGACCCCGGGCCGCGAGTTCGTCCTGGCCTTCGTGGGCCCCCTCCTGTCCCTGGTGCTCTCCGGCGCCTTCTACGCCGCCCTGCACGCCGTCGAACCCGGCACGGTCCCCGGCGTCCTCCTGGCCGGCCTGATGATCTCCAACCTGATCGTCGCCGCCTTCAACCTCCTGCCCGGCCTCCCCCTCGACGGCGGGCGCATGCTCCGCGCCGTCGTCTGGAAGGTCACCGGCAACCCCATGAGCGGCACCGTCGCCGCCGCCTGGGCGGGCCGCGCCCTCGCCGTCACCGTGCTCCTCGGCCTGCCCCTGCTCACCCGGACCGGCGCCCTGGGCGGCACCTCCGACCTCAGCGGCATGGACACGGTCATGGACGCGCTCCTCGCCGCCATCCTCGCCGCGATCATCTGGACCGGCGCCGGCAACAGCCTCCGCATGGCCCGCCTCCGCGAGCGCCTCCCCGCCCTGGGCGCCCGCACCCTCACCCGGCGCGCCGTCCCCGTCGCCCCCGACACCCCCCTGTCCGAGGCGCTCCGCCGCGCCAACGAGGCCGGTGCCCGCGCCCTCGTCGTCGTCGACGGCCAGGGCGAGCCCACCGCCCTCGTCCGCGAGACCGCCATCGTCGGCGTGCCCCGGCACCGCCGCCCCTGGGTCGCCGTCGGCGGCCTCGCCCAGGACCTCACCGACGGCATGCGGATCCCCGCCGACCTCGCGGGCGAGCCCCTCCTCGACAGGCTCCGCGAGACCCCCGCCACCGAGTACCTCGTCGTCGAGGAGACCGGCGAGGTGTACGGCGTGCTGTCCACCGCCGACGTCGAGCGCGCCTTCGTGCAGGCCATGGCCCGCCCGGGCGCCGCCCCCCGCTAG
- a CDS encoding tRNA (adenine-N1)-methyltransferase: protein MSEPTGAARRRGPFEVGDQVQLTDPKGRHYTFTLEAGKNFHTHKGSFPHDELIGAPEGSVVRTTGNVAYLALRPLLPDYVLSMPRGAAVVYPKDAGQILAFADIFPGARVVEAGVGSGSLSSFLLRAVGDSGMLHSYERREDFAEIAKANVERYFGGPHPAWRLTVGDLQDNLSDTDVDRVILDMLAPWECLEAVSKALVPGGILCCYVATTTQLARTVESIREIGCYAEPQPWESMIRNWHVEGLAVRPDHRMIGHTGFLVTARRLADGVEPPMRRRRPAKGAYGEDYEGPNKG from the coding sequence ATGTCCGAACCGACCGGTGCCGCCCGCCGTCGCGGGCCCTTCGAGGTCGGGGACCAGGTCCAGCTCACCGACCCCAAGGGACGCCACTACACGTTCACGCTCGAAGCCGGGAAGAACTTCCACACCCACAAGGGTTCCTTCCCGCACGACGAGCTGATCGGCGCTCCCGAGGGCAGTGTTGTCCGTACCACGGGAAACGTCGCCTACCTCGCGCTGCGCCCCCTGCTCCCCGACTACGTCCTGTCCATGCCCCGCGGGGCCGCAGTCGTCTACCCGAAGGACGCGGGACAGATCCTCGCCTTCGCCGACATCTTCCCCGGCGCCCGCGTCGTGGAGGCCGGTGTCGGCTCGGGCTCGCTCAGCAGCTTCCTGCTCCGCGCCGTCGGCGACAGCGGCATGCTCCACTCCTACGAGCGCCGCGAGGACTTCGCGGAGATCGCCAAGGCCAACGTGGAGCGCTACTTCGGCGGCCCGCACCCCGCCTGGCGGCTCACCGTCGGCGACCTCCAGGACAACCTGTCGGACACCGACGTCGACCGCGTCATCCTGGACATGCTCGCCCCCTGGGAGTGCCTGGAGGCCGTCTCCAAGGCCCTCGTCCCCGGCGGCATCCTCTGCTGCTACGTCGCGACGACCACCCAGCTCGCCCGGACCGTCGAGTCGATCCGCGAGATCGGCTGCTACGCCGAACCGCAGCCCTGGGAGTCGATGATCCGCAACTGGCACGTCGAGGGGCTGGCCGTCCGCCCGGACCACCGCATGATCGGCCACACCGGCTTCCTCGTCACCGCCCGCCGCCTCGCGGACGGCGTCGAGCCGCCCATGCGCCGCCGCCGCCCGGCCAAGGGCGCCTACGGCGAGGACTACGAGGGCCCCAACAAGGGCTGA